Sequence from the Amaranthus tricolor cultivar Red isolate AtriRed21 chromosome 1, ASM2621246v1, whole genome shotgun sequence genome:
CACTATACCAAGGGAAGACTGAGctagtgaaattatttttttggttgaaaatcatattatttAGATATTTAAGGAGGAATCGTAACTCTTTATAATTGCTTTCACttaagtaaatattttttatcaaatataattCTGTTGCTTTTTTATGATGTGAAAAAAATTGAGATTGTAATTTTTATGTCCTTACTCCTTACTTCGATGGGCAAATGATTTTTTGTTCTTTGGTTTAGGATTTCTTATGaactatattaaaatgactCATGAAAACATGTGCACTTTTATATATGTGAAGTTGctgatgatgtttgctaccaagtgtcaatcggaaacaacctttttgtttacaagggtaaggtttTGTACAACCTACCTTCCCAAACCccttaggtgggagccacttaatgacattgggcTAATGAAATTTATGGATCTTGTCTCAAAAGGGTTTATTTGTTAAGTTAAAAAACTGGAAATTGATGAAGCCATTTGGAAATTTTTGTATGCCTATTTTTTGGTATGAAACATCGCTATCGATCCAGGTCTGATTGAAGGTATTGTAGCTAACATCAATTGCATGGTGTAGATTGAGTGATTGACCCTTGTCCTTCATGCTTGGATTCTGTGTCTTAGGCACTTAGCAGGAATTTTGCGTGTATGACATGTAGCCTACTGCCTCCCCTGACCTCTAAGACATTGATTATTTCTTCATTGAATGCTGTAATGCGCCAAGTAAGACCACCCATCATTGAGATGTAAAAAGGCGCTTGCAGAAGAAtataacaatattatatatatatagtttacaACCAAATATGAACATGCATTACTATTAGTTAAAGGGGCCATTTACTGGATTAAGTTGATGTTGGTGTTGCTTTTCACATCGGAAGCAGAATCAGCCAGAAATAGGAAAAGAGAGAAAAGATCAGAggcaagaaagaaagaaagaaagagaagcgAATAGGAAAAGATgaaatgaaaagtgttttaagagagaaaaaggataatttgtattattactGCTTACAAGTGGCACATCACTTCCAAGAGGCTAATAACTTTCTATCATATGAACTTTGAGGGAAATGTTAATTTGACAATTTGCCAAGATTTTATATGAGAGGCTAATAATTTATCTAATAGAATTTGAGGGAAACTCTTGGTTCTAGCTTGCCCCAGTGGCCAGCAGGAAGGACAAAATgcaaaaccaataaaaattattGCTATCTTGTTAGTTGTCAGCCTAAGGTCCCTAATATCCATACTTTGAATTAAGTTCGAACAGCAAGATCTGGCTAACTGTGAATTGTGTTCTAATGTTTTGTATTAGAAGTCATCGAGCATGTGTAGGTTTCTCTGAGGTGAATATGTAATCATGTCATCCTCTTGTGTAATGCTCAAACATGGTAGGATTTTGTCATTGTGGATTCTTTTTGTATGTGTCATCACTTATGGTATCTGTGGAACCTTTAGACCTTGATAATACATTTGGAACGCTGAAGTACAATACTGTCAGGTGTTATCAGATGACAAAAAGAGGGCATTGTATGATCAATATGGTGAAGATGGACTGAAAAGTACAGTAGGAGGAGCTGGTGCTTATACGGTATTGCTAGTTTTTTGATTTGCtctttatttctatttttccaTCACAATATCTGATCTCTGCTGTCCTCCCCATCCCTCATCTTTTTAATAGACGAAtccatttgatttgtttgaaaccTTTTTCGGAGCAAGTATGGGTGGATTTCCTGGGACAGACTCGGCATTTGGAACACGTCGTCGGACTGTCACAAAAGGTGAAGATATACGGTGAGTCTAGTACCATATTTTGCTGCGTATACAATTTTTCtgctttttatttgaattgatttttgAGGCCTTTCTCTTGCTGAGCCTGATCCTGAATGTTAGTGTCAAGTTGTCCATATTGTAAAATTGTAGTTCTTAATTTGGTGCGTGGAACACCCTTTCTCCACTACATTGTATAAGAAGTTGACTCGTGATTTTAAAGTGTTTCAGTTATGACATGACTTTAAAATTTTCTGAGGCTATATTTGGGGTGGAGAAAGAGTTTGAACTTTCACATTTAGAAACATGTGAGGCATGTGCTGGGACTGGAGCAAAAGTAGGCTCTAAGATGAGAATATGCTCGACATGTGGAGGGAGGGGTCAAGTGATGCGAACTGAGCAGACGCCGTTTGGCTTGTTCTCCCAGGTCAGTTGATTCTAACTTCTTTGATTATGGTACTTTGTTTAGAATCAATTTCATAGCTCTACTCTTATGTTTTACCTTTAGTATCTTGGCTAAACTGTTGCTCCATTGTACTAGTTATATTAAGAAGCTCCATGAACAGTTGCTCATATTTCTTGTTAAATGGATTTCATACTCGACAAACGACAATGTGCAATATTGTAGTTGCAATAGTTCTCCATGATGTTCCCTCTGAGTGCACCTTTTAATTTTGTCTACATGGGTGACCAATTGATCACGTGTTTGGTATTTGGTCCACAGCTTCCCCCCGGATGTCCTTTtgataattttcttttgttttagaaagaaaaaattttcATCTCCATCTGCTATAGAACAGGAATTGTTAGTTAATATTTGGCCAAAAGCACTATAAATTTAGTCCTCTGTTGAACTGTTCTGTTAGAAATGTACAATTGTATACTTAAAACCTGGGAGAATTCTCTATTGATTTGATCTGTAGAAATGACCATGAAAATTGGTGAACATTTAACACCAATTGGGTTTTGCCCTTTGACACTCATCTTTGCCATTAGTTCAGGACCAGATGTGAAGAAATAAGCACTATGATTTCTTACAATTAAAGAATTTGGCCTTGTTTCAATGTGACTGGAGTTTGAATTTATGGTCGTTGCTGGTGTACAAGGATCTTGAATCCAATGGCACCTTCCATGGCATTGGCTGAAGTCTGCAGATTTAAGTTAGTGAGACCTAGACTGCTATTCTCCGCTTAGTCAGAAACAAAATTGTGTGAAGTGCTCTCTAGTTATGTAGAGAAAGTCAGCTGTTAGGAACAGGAGAAAAGAGGGGGCTGAAGAAGCCATGGAAGCAATTGGCCCAATTTAGAGTTTAGACCTTTTTATTGAAAGTTGAAACAGATCTTGATCATTTTGAGAAAGATTCTAGACACAAACCTACTTGCATCACTGAACTTTGGCTTCCTCACCTCCTTCTCCACAAAATAACTAAACTTTTTTACCTGATCTCActgtttttaatactttttagtttttattggaataacttaaaaaaatgtttatcaGTTATGCATTTGTCCTTAAATTATAGTAATATTTATGAATATCTTGGCACATAGTACATTTTCTCTAAAGCATCCTGGGAACTGTACGCTTGAATCTAGAatcttgatccttgttctcGAGTTTGAGTGGCAGACAAATTTTGACATCAAGCTGAAGTGCTGAACTATTGTTAAGCATTAAGCAGTAGTATATTCTGAAGTTATAAACTCTCCAGACCCTGCTCTTTATGCTGGATTGTACTTAATGTATGCTTTGTTGTTCTCCAAAGTGTTACTATTTTTTATGTTGTGTCTCCTTACCTTTAGTATAGTGGTTGGATAATATTCTTCTGATGAGATATTATGTGTTTAGAAATTTGCTCACTTATCTGCCTATTTAGAATGCACCTTGTAGAGTCTGTTGATTTAGCATTTTCAATTCTTGTACAGGCAATTATTTATCTGTATCTCTATGTTTAGTCTGATTTGAATATAACTTCCCGGAATCTTGGTTATAACTTATGATAAAGTCAAGTCTTTTTCTTTCCGTTCAGTCTGATGTTTGGACCACACCTTATTATTGGTTTCAACGTCCCTTAGGTTTCTGTTTGCCCTACTTGTGGTGGTAATGGTGAAGTTATTGCTGAATATTGTCGCAAATGTGCTGGTGAGGGGCGGGTCCGTGCTAAAAAGGATATCAAAGTCAAAGTTCCTGCTGGGGTGAGCAAGGGTAGCATTCTGCGGGTTGCTGGGGAGGGTGATGCTGCACCAAAAGGGTATGGTATTTACTGTAGCTTTCAATCAGATCCCTTAAAATTTTTGTGTTGACAgagttttgtttgattgttagGGGTCCACCTGGAGATCTTTATGTTTACCTTGATGTTGAAGAGATACCTGATATTCAAAGAGATGGTATAAATCTTCGTTCATCAATCACAATTAGCTACATAGATGCCATACTTGGGACTGTTGTGAAGGTAAGCTTACCGTTTTGTCTTCTTGCATTATTTTGGATGAAAACCTGCTGAAATATCACATATTCACTTGATGCATCAGTAGTTTTTGTACTTATGCTGTGAAATAATTGCAAGTTGGGATGGTACCTTTCAAGGGGTGTGGGCTGGAATTGTTATATATTGATGCTCCAtatatttcttgatttttatgGGAGTGATGGCACTAAAAAAAGGTCAAATTTTGACTATTATCTCCGTGATGATACATAGCTAGGACAACATTTTCCAAGAAATTTTGCAACTAATTTTCTAAGTTCTAATACATGCAACATTCCTATTATTCTCTCAGTATCCAACAAAATGATTTGTACTGTAGATTTTGGCGCTGTCAGAAAATATTATAGGAGTTACAGTTTAGTAATCGTCATCTTCTCTATTGCAGGTTAAGACTGTCGAAGGCACCATTGATTTGGTGGTTCCACCCGGTACTCAACCAGGAGACGTCCTTGTTCTTGCAAAGAAGGGTGCACCAAAATTGAACAAACCCTCCATACGTGGTGATCACTTATTTTCAGTAAAAGTTACTATACCAAAGCGCATCAGGTGGGAGCATTATTTGTTTCAGTGTCCTTGTGTTTTTTGTATTTGAAACTGAAAATTGTGATGGTGATTATTGATCTTCTTGCTGGCCTATTCATGCTGATGCTATCATTGAAAAATAATGACAACTTAGTAAATCATCATGTGACCCACCCCCTTTTGCAAAGATCCTTACTTGAAGTTAACTCTGTAAGATTGGAATATTACAAATGTTGTTTATACAAAGCCTCAAACCTGCAACCTCAAGCATTGATCTAGGGACTTGCATTTATCTAGGATTAATTGGATGATGATAATCGACTGGGATCATATGGATTCTCTTGAAATTTAAGATGGCATTGTTTGTTATATATGGGAACCATATGTTCATGTTGCattgatataaattagtaaTAAGAATggaatgatcaaagatcaaacGCACTAAAATGGTTCTATGTATAAACTGATCACATTAGTGTCCAGTGCTTGCTAAGTGCAGGGGACACATTAAATCTAGCGATCACGCTGGCCATTCATAGAATCTATAATTTGTCAGTACGTCCTTTGTCATTTCTTGAGAAAATTATGGCTAGTCATCAGATTATTTGCAAATCGAACTTTTAATATTTAACTGTAATCCAAAAAAACTGTAAGTGGGGTTTCATATTGGCATTTTTTGTATGTGATAATGAGTTGTGGACTTGTGGTTTGTTTATAATATACCTTCAATTGGAGGAAAACATGTCCTATAGTATTCTAACATTTTAGGTAAATGTGTTTTTCCCCATTCATGCTTAAATCTATAAAATCAGTGACCACGTGAGATTTAGTACCACCCATATCATCATCAAACCTCTCTCTACAAGccttcaattttattttcttttatatggGGGCTTAGTTGTCCGAAATGGTTATGGCTGAAGCCTCAGCATAAATTACTCATAAGTCTGATGTAGCACTCAGGAAATCTAGCTAACAGTTGAGTTCTTGCAAAAGGATTTTTATATACTTACGTAGCTGTAAGGTATTATAAAATAAAGCATGAAATCTGTGAGAAATGGCGAGTTCCTCTCAGAATAGGGAATTCTATAACTGGATGCATTAAGCAAACCCTTGACCTTTTTCCTTAACTAGTTTTCTGCTTTGAAATATGGCACCAAAAACTTGAGGGCAGGGGGCAGGTCGagatagaaaaacaaaaaattttcaccatttaggcaaataaaaaaatatatgcccCTATGCATCACTATAGTACTGTTACATGATCAGAAAGGAATTAAGGTAATCCCATCATGTTACATTCAGGCCAGTAATGTTTATTTGCTTTTCTTTCCACAAAATTCCTTCAATAACTTGTATTTGTTGGTAGTAGCCTAGTAGTTAATTACTACATGAGCCATTATAATTTGTTAGACTGTTCAGAATATTGATTCCATATACTCACTCTCATATATAGGTCTTCACAAATGTTAGAACCTTTTGCTTACAAAAACATTACATTAcctcaatgccattaagtggctcccacctaggtggGGTATGGGGGTTGGAGAGTGATAATAAAGTGGTTGCAActgattgacccttggtagttaacatcatcatcaagtttaCATAAACGAGAAGTGCTCAATAGTTCATTGTATTTTGAAACCAAAGAACAATAATTTTTTGCCACATCGAAATAAGGGACATTAAAATCtcttatttatgaaaaaaaactgCGTAAAGTGAAGtatgattttcacttttttATCCAAGAAAACACCTCCAAATGGAGGCTCAATTCTCTAATATATGCCCAAGTAAAAGAATCATAAAATACCtcattgttttattaaattcatagtcaaagaaaaattttgttttgagtATAAATTTAAGAACAAAATGTGTAGAGATCGTTAGCATCTCCAACCACAATCTCCTTTCAGTTTCATTATTAGTATCTCCCAACCCTACAACCAACTAGCATCCCGCACCAAGCCAATCACGTTTTCATCCCCATATTAATATTTGTAGAGATCGTTGATTGGTTTTGGGCACCGTAAGGGAGAAGGATGATCAAATCATTATTCATCAAAGTCAAGCTTTCCATTTGACACACTTGACACCATGAAGGAAAAACATGGCTACAGTTGAACACAAGCAGAGGGGCATCTGATGAGACTTAGGGCTTGCAAATTTGATTGTAAGGTTTTGGAATGTCAAACCaaaattttcttcttttcatATGTGGCGGGCCTACCAAATTGGAGGTTTGTATAATAGAGTTGGGTTAACAAAGGAGAATATATTGTATTGAGGCTAGAGTGGTGGAGCAAAGGTCTCTTTCTCTTACATAGTATGGAAGTAGGCATAAAGAAATTGATGTTAAGAGCTTTGTATGTCAAGGCTCAAGGGCTAAGTTGGTTTCAGCCTCTTACGGAACATGATATGGGGGTCCAGGTGCTTTTTCTGAACAAACAAAcccattctttatttttttcttatccttgtggatttttctgttttttttgcTGCTAGTAGCCTCTTACCTGCCCACTGACGTGATGGGAGGATATAATTCTTTAGAATTTGGGAAAAAAAATTTGTCTTCTATTGATAGTGTTTTTGGTTGCTCTATTTGGATTAATTTACTGGGAGATATGATGTTAGGAAACTAGACATCATGGTTCCTAATCTTTACTGGTGACCAAGGTTGTCAGGATCAGGATTCTACGTAAGAACGAATTCAACTGGTGGGATCGGATTGTAGGATTTGATCATAGGATCGGATGATCCTACAAATTTGCAGAATTAACAAGTGTATTATGTCTATGTTTATtgtttgatcattttcaatataaaaaagcattaagaacccatacattttcttaagattttgctttaattttaatatacatacatatcttACCTTTTTAATGCCGTTTTTTCCTCTATTcttaatgaaatgacaaaatatatttaacatatacactacacataatatatttagagcaCATTCACACAAGGgtataataataaaccatagtaagcaaaaaagaacaaagatactagcaaaaaatttaaattggtaGTTTTGAACGATCCTACCAATGATCTACCGATCCTACCAACGATCCTAGCCGATCCTAACAATCCTACCAACGATCCAAGCTCATCTTAGCCAATCCTAACAATCCCACCAATGATTCCACTTGATTCCAATTCCACTAACGATCCTAGTCGTTGGGTCTGATCTGGGTCGTAGAAtcgtacgattctacgatccatAACACGATTTAACAACAATGCTGGTGACTTTATCTAACGAATAGCTCCATTGAAAAGAAGCCTTGCAAAGTCTCATGACCCTCTTTCCCTTTTCCCCGGGGATGTCGGGGCTTGAATCTATCATGTGATTCAACAAGGAGAATTTTGTAAtgcttttttgttactttgtctTTGAAGTAGGAATGCTTAATTATATATGCATGTATTTTTTTTCAGTGCCCGAGAACGTGAATTGCTGGAAGAACTTTCTGTCCTAAGTACCACTAAAATGAGTCGAGCACGTCCTCGCCCTCAACCTCGACCAGCAGGTAAGAAAATATTTCCTTATCTTAAAGCTGCAGAATGTTACTGGCCGTAATATCTTGTTCGGACAGAAAAGGAGAGAGAGGGGGGGGGGTGTCAAAGCAGAGGAATCTGATATGTGCAGCCTTGTACTGCTGCAATAATAAGGCTTTTTTGGCCATGATTAACTCACTACTGCACAACCCAATAGGAAAAAAGTAAGACTGTTTAGTGATACGTTTGAATTagtttattgttttctttttttgacgAAAAAACGTAGTTTAAGAGTCTTTCTTAACTTGAAACTTAGAATCTTCTTTAATCAAGcatattgattttgattattaatCGATTTTCTATAAGCATACAGAATGtacaaaaaaatttgattacaTAAAAGGAGATGCTACAAATAATAATTTGGTGCTAATTTGCCTCTTTTGTAAAGTTGAAGTGACAGAGACTCAAACAAGTAAAGACGCAGAAGAAAGCGAGGAATCTGGAGATCAGAGTGATGACCCATGGAAGAAATTAAAAGATTTTGCAGGGTAGATTCTCTTGGCCTTGCAACCTCATGTTTAATCAGTGATCTTTCGTTTTCTGCACATTTGCCAGTAAATCTTAATTATCATGGTTGTCTTGTCAATTACTGTTATATTAAGTTTTAACCAATGCATCTAACCTGATTTGGTGGTGAAAAGGCATATATCAGTAGATTTCCTCGAAAAAGTGAATTtcaatcattattatcattatcatgcccagtgtatcccgctcatagaagaAAAAGTGAATTTCAATATTAATGCTAAAGCCTTCAGATTTCCACTGCCTTGATCCCAAATGATGGGATCTGCTACAAAAGCCAAAAGTTTCTCTTCTAAAATAGTCTACAATTTTTGTTCCCCCTCTCTTTACTTCTATCTAATGTTATATGGTCATGTAGACTCATTTTGCTTCATATCATTCTTCAGTGCAGCCAGCCAAGTCATATTTGGTCTTCATCTgctattttctttcttttatatattcttgataaaaaaaatgacaaaagtttttttttgcctttGGAATATATGATCTGATACAAGCTCCTATTTGCTGATTATTTTGTTTGGGTATTGTTTTAGTTTCGAGGCCAATGCAATACTTCCTCTGGATTTTAATACCCACAACATTTGGTCTTTAAAGCACTCAAAAAAGGGGTCATAAGTCTCCCCTATTACCCAGTACGGGCCcatcttttttcttatttaaccCCATTACCTACAAAAATTAGACCCATCCCCATCCATCTGGGTATGAAGTGGCTTGGCCGCTTGGGTTTGATCCCTAAATACAGTTTTACCTCTAATCACAACTATTTCTTGTACGATAAACTAGGTTGgtgtgtttttatatttttagggGTGACCTACcccaaatttatttttctttaatgtcTATTGCAACTATCATGCTATCTATAGCGATTCCTTGCCACCCATGAATGATTAGACAAGTCTGAAACAAAATATAGTACTCTTAATTGTGAACATCCATTAAGGTTGTGCAATTGCTTTGTATAGATATTTTCTCATACACATTCCTGCACAAGTTTATGAAAGTTCAATGCATTTACGAAGAACAATGATACATTGTATAAGTTGGGGGAGTGTATTCCcagataaaattgtaattttactTCTTTTATCTTTAGTACATTATGCATCATTCACATCTAACTGGACTAATCAATGGTTGTCGCAGGTCTGTTGCAAATGGTGCTCTAAAATGGATCAGAGATAACTTATAATTGTAATCTCAAAAAACAATTTCAGACACCTTCTATTGTGAGCATGCATTTTGATACGCCTCAAAGAAAGCAGTTGAGTAAGCAAACATATTGGCTGCTTTACCAAAGATTAATTCTCTGTGCTTCGCGCAATTTTTTGATTCTTTTGCGCAGTTTGTAAAGGGCTAGTAGCCTGAGATTTGAGAAGGTTACTTTTTTTCTTACTTGCCATATAATGTAATGCGCAAATGTAGAATGTTAGACCTTATGCAACAGATGATTTGATTTGAAGTACATTGGTTGATCATATGAAGATTCTATTTGCTTTAAGGAATGCCCTAAAATTTACATCCGATCCCCCCATATCGAGCTTAAGGGGTagccatttcaaaaaaattattaccaaaattaattaacatttaattcaCTGCAATACTATTGCAGTTATTACCTATTTTAATGAACATTAATTCCTAATCAATAACCATGATTTGTAAATCAACACaaaaagacaataataataataataataaaataaataaaaattcataaaactCTCCTCCTATCAAAACCTACCACATAAAAGTGATTTGTTAACTTTATGAATCACTGTTATTCATTAAGATATTCAGTTTTCATGAATATGTAAGACTAGGGAAATGCAGGTATGATCTCTGCAGACTGCAATGACAAGCTGCAGTTAGTTCTTTTGATGTTAAGTAATAAGCTAGAGGCTTGAGGATGGGGAATCTTATTACTTCTTATAATGAGAAGAAATTACTCAATTTGTCTCTAAGTTCACTATGTTATCTATTTTCAGTTGTGCTTGTTACTAcgtcacatttttatttttggttgtgttCTCGACTTCCCGCACTCTCAATCTTGACGTAAACTTACTATGacactttagtttattaacatATTTCTTTCATTTACTTATATTATGTCTTATTTTTTCGCTATTATATACACATACCACTTTtaaaatctataactattattaaaacaaaatacaacTGACATCATCATTGTGAAAAATTGCTTAAGTGTCACTTTCTCGATAAAAGTTTTCCCCCTAAAATTGGATGATCATGTCATTGTTATGACTtccataaattatttttagagaaaattataagaaataaattatttttagagaaaattataagaaactacctaatctataccctttttgtaaaaaactaccttatgtaaaattttttgcaaaaaactaccttgtataatacatttctttgcaaaacactaccttataacggtttttaccTTTTGACCGTTTAATTTAACCCTTGATCGTCTCGTGACAGTCACGTGATTCTTTAAACCCATCTCCTTCTTCATTTTAGTGTTTTTCATTGAAGTCCAGGTAGAGGAAGCATACCCAAAATTCTTCCTCCATATAGTGGCGACGATACAGAATGTCCTCCTCATAGTGCGGAGGTGATACTCGGGGTCCAGAGGAAGGCGCTAACTCCTCAATACTTTTAGTGGCAGTCAAGGATCTACTACTGACACCATCCTTTTCCTCATCACCATCTTTTGCACTGGTACTAGCAGCAGCAGAGTTAAAATCTGCTAATTGCCGATATATTTTCCCTTTAGCAAAATAAAGCTTTGAAGGATCTCCATCTAGAGCCCTTGCAAGAATTTGGGACTTTGTTTCCCCCTTTTCAGTAGCAAACTGAAGCAATTGACAACAATGATTGCCTGCTGCAGAACTTGCAAAGGAGCTATTAGTTTCCTGAGCATTTGAACTCCTATCATCTCCTGAATTCATAAAGGAGTCCGATACAGATTCCAAGTATTTTGAGCTTGCTCCAATATGTCTCCATTTAGATGTGTCTCCCAGATTGCTGTTACCAAAAGACAGAGTTGCAATCTTACCTTCATCAACCCAATTCTCAGAGCCCTGATCCATCCAATCCTTAAATTCCTCTAACCACAATTTggatcgttccttcttcataaACTCAATTCTGTTTATCAAACTATTGTCTCTTGGGTGTGCTTCCTCTACCTGGACTTTAATgaaaaaccgttataaggtagtgttttgcttGGCGTGCGCGAAGTAGCAAAACATGAAAAATATCTGGGGTTACCAACCTTGATTGGCAGATCGAAGAAATTGATATTCACGTGCTTGAAAGATCGAATTTGGAAGAAAATTTAGGGTTGGAAGGAAAAATTACTCTCATGACCAGGCAAAGAGGTATTGATTAAAGCTGTAGTGCAGGCGATACCGACATATATGATGAGTATCTTTTCGTATCCCAGATGGCATTATTGATGACATTCACAGCATGCTTGCCCGATTCTGGTGAGGCTCAAATGGTTCAGAAAGGAAAGTGCATTGGCATAGTTGGGACTCTTTATGCAAACCGAAAGGAAGTGGAGGCATGGGGTTCCGCAACCTGAAGGTCTTCAACCAAGCTCTTCTTGCAAAGCAAATTTGGAGAATCCATTCAGGGGTAAACCCAGCAGTCACTGCTATCCTCAAGGCACACTACTTCAAACATTCGGATGTCTTGGTCTCTCTTCATGGCTACGACCCTAGCTTTACATGGCGTAGTTTGTGGGATGCAAAAAATCTTCTGGTGGACGGCTTAGTATGGCGAGTGGGTTCAGGGACAAACATCAGGCTATGGAGTGATAAATGGATTGTGTGGAAAAACAAAGCTACATGTCCTCGCCCACGAAATGATGCCGATATGGAGCTTCTGGTTCATGATTTGATTAATTGGGATAATGTTTGCTGGAAAGTTGATCTAATCCAGTCCTTGTTTGATGAAGAAACAGCCGAGTGTGTTCTAGCCATTCTCATTTCTGAAGATCGCCCATGTGACAA
This genomic interval carries:
- the LOC130812389 gene encoding uncharacterized protein LOC130812389; this translates as MAATHFYHLSPSFSVTLSDRFLSPSISFSSSINGVGSCSNLSFKSNCNFISITLPINRSSVDFSKKKRFSSRFIVRAASSDYYSTLGVSKSASVKEIKAAYRKLARQYHPDVNKEPGATEKFKEISAAYEVLSDDKKRALYDQYGEDGLKSTVGGAGAYTTNPFDLFETFFGASMGGFPGTDSAFGTRRRTVTKGEDIRYDMTLKFSEAIFGVEKEFELSHLETCEACAGTGAKVGSKMRICSTCGGRGQVMRTEQTPFGLFSQVSVCPTCGGNGEVIAEYCRKCAGEGRVRAKKDIKVKVPAGVSKGSILRVAGEGDAAPKGGPPGDLYVYLDVEEIPDIQRDGINLRSSITISYIDAILGTVVKVKTVEGTIDLVVPPGTQPGDVLVLAKKGAPKLNKPSIRGDHLFSVKVTIPKRISARERELLEELSVLSTTKMSRARPRPQPRPAVEVTETQTSKDAEESEESGDQSDDPWKKLKDFAGSVANGALKWIRDNL